In the Kwoniella mangroviensis CBS 8507 chromosome 3, whole genome shotgun sequence genome, one interval contains:
- a CDS encoding protein transporter SEC61 subunit alpha — translation MGFRFLELVRPFMSILPEVTAPEKKVVFNHKVLWTATTLLIFLVCSQVPLYGIMSSDSSDPLYWLRAILASNRGTLMELGITPIVTSGMIMQLLAGAQLIDVDFSLKDDRALFGAAQKLFAMIIALGQATVYVLTGLYGSPSSLGPGVCLLLILQLVSSSLIVILLDELLTKGYGLGSGISLFIATNICESIIWKAFSPNTVNTGRGPEFEGAIIALFHLLFTWNDKTRALKEAFYRERLPNVMNLLATVVVFALVIYLQGFRIEIPIKSSKMRGQRGSYPVKLFYTSNMPIMLESALTSNVFLISQMLSSRFPNNFLVRLLGVWEPMEEVPSQLSAVSGIAYYMSAPHSLTKAIQDPFHTVVYIAFIVTACAIFSKTWIEVSGSGPRDVAKQLKDQNMTLAGHREASIYKELKRVIPTAAAFGGATLGLLSVLADMMGALGSGTGILMATTIIYGYFELGVKENSGLDAAGLGDLLF, via the exons ATGGGTT TCCGCTTCCTCGAGCTCGTTCGACCTTTCATGAGCATCCTCCCAGAGGTCACTGCTccggagaagaag GTCGTATTCAACCATAAAGTGTTATGGACAGCTACCACCCTACTCATCTTCTTGGTCTGCTCTCAAGTGCCTCTGTACGGTATCATGTCATCGGACAGTTCGGATCCACTGTACTGGCTCAGAGCGATCCTTGCTTCAAACAGAGGTACCTTGATGGAATTGGGTATCACACCGATCGTCACATCCGGTATGATCATGCAATTGCTCGCTGGAGCTCAGTTGATCGACGTTGATTTCAGCTTGAAGGATGATAGAGCGTTGTTCGGAGCTGCTCAAAAGT TATTTGCCATGATCATTGCCCTCGGTCAAGCCACCGTCTACGTCCTCACCGGTCTCTACGGttccccctcctccctcGGTCCCGGTGTCTGtctcctcttgatcctccAACTCGTCTCCTCGTcactcatcgtcatccttCTCGATGAACTCCTCACCAAAGGTTACGGTCTCGGATCTGGTATCTCCTTGTTCATCGCTACCAACATTTGCGAGTCGATCATCTGGAAAGCCTTCTCCCCTAACACCGTCAACACCGGAAGAGGACCAGAATTTGAAGGTGCTATCATCGCTCTCTTCCACTTGCTTTTCACTTGGAACGACAAGACCAGAGCTCTCAAAGAAGCCTTTTACAGGGAAAGACTACCAAATGTCATGAACTTGTTGGCCACAGTTGTAGTCTTCGCTTTGGTCATCTACCTCCAGGGATTCAGAATCGAAATTCCAATCAAATCTTCCAAGATGAGAGGTCAAAGAGGTTCCTACCCCGTCAAGCTCTTCTACACCTCCAACATGCCAATCATGTTGGAATCTGCTTTGACTTCCAATGTTttcttgatcagtcaaaTGTTATCGTCAAGATTCCCTAACAACTTCTTGGTTAGATTGTTAGGTGTATGGGAG CCAATGGAAGAAGTACCCTCTCAACTCTCAGCCGTCTCCGGTATCGCCTACTATATGTCCGCTCCTCACTCCTTGACCAAAGCGATCCAAGATCCATTCCACACCGTCGTCTACATCGCATTCATCGTCACAGCCTGCGCCATCTTCTCCAAGACCTGGATTGAAGTGTCAGGTTCGGGACCAAGAGACGTCGCCAAGCAactcaaagatcaaaataTGACTCTTGCTGGACACAGAGAAGCGTCAATCTACAAGGAACTCAAGAGGGTCATCCCCACCGCTGCTGCCTTTGGTGGAGCTACCCTCGGTCTACTCTCCGTCTTGGCTGATATGATGGGTGCTCTCGGAAGTGGTACGGGTATTTTGATGGCCACTACCATTATCTACGGTT ACTTCGAGTTAGGCGTCAAAGAGAACTCTGGTCTTGATGCCGCTGGACTGGGTGATTTAC TCTTCTAA
- a CDS encoding 1-aminocyclopropane-1-carboxylate deaminase: MSDQPKYIEKLQSIPKEKFLFGPSPISHLSGLTKHLGGKVNIYAKREDCNSGLAYGGNKVRKLEYLVADARSKGCDTLVSVGGVQSNHTRAVTATAVASGLNAVTVQEKWVPIDLPLYAETGNILLSRLMGGDVRLNQETFDIGHKAATEAAFKDVQDKGGKPYYIPAGASDHPLGGLGFVNMVVEVAEQEKALGIFFDTIVVCSVTGSSHAGTIVGAVAEGRKRKVIGIDASGKPAQTKSQVHRIASNTAKLLDEDLVIEESDVVLDERFHAGIYGIPDDETIKAMRLGANTDAFITDPVYEGKSLAGMIKLIEEGSIKEGSNVLYIHLGGQPALNAYSSYFPHD; the protein is encoded by the exons ATGTCCGATCAACCCAAATACATCGAGAAACTACAATCCATTCCCAAAGAGAAGTTCCTC TTCGGtccatctcccatttccCACTTATCAGGATTGACCAAGCACCTCGGTGGGAAAGTGAATATCTACGCGAAGAGGGAAGATTGTAATTCCGGTTTGGCATATGGTGGTAACAAAGtcagaaag CTCGAATATCTCGTTGCCGATGCTAGATCAAAAGGATGTGATACCCTCGTGTCGGTTGGTGGTGTACAGTCCAACCATACTAGAGCAGTCACTGCCACGGCCGTTGCATCAGGATTGAACG CCGTCACCGTCCAAGAGAAATGGGTACCCATCGACTTACCTCTTTACGCCGAGACTGGTAACATCCTCCTGTCCAGATTGATGGGTGGTGATGTCAGGTTGAACCAAGAGACTTTCGATATCGGTCATAAGGCTGCTACGGAAGCTGCGTTCAAGGATGTTCAAGATAAAGGTGGTAAACCATA CTACATTCCAGCCGGTGCTTCCGATCACCCTCTAGGTGGATTAGGATTCGTCAACATGGTCGTTGAGGTTGCCGAGCAAGAGAAAGCTCTGggaatcttcttcgataccaTTGTTGTCTGCTCCGTTACCGGATCGTCCCATGCTGGAACCATCGTCGGTGCGGTAGCCGAaggtaggaagaggaaagttATAGGAATCGATGCCTCTGGTAAACCCGCTCAAACCAAATCCCAAGTCCATCGAATCGCTTCCAACACTGCCAAGCTTCTGGATGAAGATCTGGTCATTGAAGAAAGCGATGTAGTTTTGGATGAAAGGTTCCATGCTGGTATCTATggtatacctgatgatgagactATCAAAGCGATGAGAC TCGGAGCTAACACCGATGCATTCATCACTGACCCGGTGTACGAAGGTAAATCATTGGCAGgtatgatcaagttgatagaggaaggatcgatcaaGGAGGGGTCCAATGTTTTGTATATCCACTTGGGTGGTCAACCCGCTTTGAATGCTTATTCTTCCTACTTCCCTCATGACTAG